Proteins from one Amycolatopsis benzoatilytica AK 16/65 genomic window:
- a CDS encoding MBL fold metallo-hydrolase, whose amino-acid sequence MYFAQHYLDCLSQASYLVADETTGRAVVVDPRRDITEYLNDAEARGFTIEGVINTHFHADFIAGHLEIAARTGAWIGHGRRAEGVEFPINRLGDGDIISLGDVTLKILETPGHTPESISVLVYEHADDEVPYGVLTGDALFIGDVGRPDLLSSLGSSADDLARELYHTVQDKLMALPDEVRVFPAHGAGSACGKNLSTERQSTIGIQRLTNYACAPMSEDKFIALVTEAQPSAPDYFGHDAVLNRKRRDLLDVPRHLKALAAEDFFARRAAGAVVLDARDPQEFAAAHLRGSLNVPADGRFAERAGMVLRPEDEILVIAPDGAEEEVVTRLGRIGLDTVAGYLSDAEAAFLTVPGEVDRASRLTAADLRTELARTPRPVVLDVRNTGELATGAIDGSQHIPLAELARRLDEVPDGSPVVVYCAGGFRSAIAASLLRRSGRADVSDLTGGYAAWAAATGR is encoded by the coding sequence GTGTATTTCGCCCAGCACTACCTCGACTGCCTGTCCCAAGCCTCCTACCTGGTCGCTGACGAGACCACCGGCCGCGCCGTCGTCGTGGACCCGCGCCGCGACATCACCGAATACCTCAACGACGCCGAGGCCCGCGGCTTCACCATCGAAGGCGTGATCAACACCCACTTCCACGCCGACTTCATCGCCGGGCACCTGGAAATCGCCGCCCGCACCGGCGCCTGGATCGGGCACGGCCGCCGCGCCGAGGGCGTGGAGTTCCCGATCAACCGGCTCGGCGACGGAGACATCATCAGCCTCGGCGACGTCACCCTGAAGATTCTCGAAACCCCCGGGCACACGCCGGAGTCGATCAGCGTCCTGGTTTACGAGCACGCGGACGACGAAGTCCCGTACGGCGTGCTCACCGGCGACGCGCTGTTCATCGGCGACGTCGGCCGCCCGGACCTGCTGTCTTCGCTCGGTTCCTCGGCCGACGATCTGGCACGGGAGCTTTATCACACGGTGCAGGACAAGCTGATGGCGCTGCCGGACGAGGTGCGGGTCTTCCCGGCCCACGGCGCGGGTTCGGCCTGCGGCAAGAACCTCTCCACCGAACGGCAGTCGACGATCGGCATCCAGCGGCTGACGAACTACGCGTGCGCGCCGATGAGCGAGGACAAGTTCATCGCCCTCGTGACCGAAGCGCAGCCGTCCGCTCCGGACTACTTCGGCCACGACGCCGTGCTCAACCGGAAACGGCGCGATCTGCTGGACGTGCCTCGGCATCTCAAGGCGTTGGCCGCCGAAGACTTCTTCGCCCGGCGGGCCGCGGGCGCGGTCGTGCTCGACGCGCGCGACCCGCAGGAGTTCGCTGCCGCGCACCTGCGCGGCTCGCTCAACGTCCCGGCCGACGGCCGCTTCGCCGAACGGGCCGGAATGGTCCTGCGGCCAGAGGACGAGATCCTCGTCATCGCGCCGGACGGCGCCGAGGAAGAGGTCGTGACCCGGCTGGGCCGGATCGGACTGGACACCGTCGCCGGCTACCTGTCCGACGCCGAAGCCGCATTCCTCACCGTGCCCGGCGAGGTGGACCGCGCGAGCCGGCTCACCGCCGCCGACCTGCGCACCGAACTGGCGCGCACGCCGCGGCCGGTCGTGCTGGACGTCCGGAACACCGGAGAGCTGGCCACGGGCGCCATCGACGGCTCGCAGCACATCCCGCTCGCCGAGCTCGCGCGCCGCCTGGACGAAGTCCCGGACGGCTCCCCGGTGGTGGTGTACTGCGCCGGCGGCTTCCGCTCGGCCATCGCCGCCAGCCTGCTGCGCCGGTCCGGCCGGGCCGACGTCTCCGACCTGACGGGCGGCTACGCCGCCTGGGCAGCAGCGACCGGCCGATGA
- a CDS encoding metal-sensitive transcriptional regulator encodes MELNEDVLADVRKRLRRAQGQVGGVIQMIDEGRDCRDVITQLAAVSRALDRAGFRLIASGLEQCLVDDSEEAAASREQLEKLFLALA; translated from the coding sequence GTGGAGCTGAACGAAGATGTGCTCGCGGATGTGCGCAAACGGCTGCGGCGGGCGCAGGGCCAGGTCGGCGGCGTGATCCAGATGATCGACGAAGGCCGCGACTGCCGCGATGTCATCACCCAGCTGGCCGCGGTGTCGCGAGCCCTGGACCGGGCCGGCTTCCGGTTGATCGCCAGCGGGCTGGAGCAGTGCCTGGTGGACGATTCCGAGGAAGCCGCGGCCAGTCGTGAGCAGCTGGAGAAACTGTTTCTGGCGCTGGCGTAG
- the trxA gene encoding thioredoxin translates to MATIELTKDNFTEIVNGPGTVLVDFWASWCGPCRMFAPVFEQAAARYPDIKFGKVDTEAQVELAQAFGISSIPTLMAVRDGVIVYSQPGALPAAALEDLITQVQALDMAEVHAEARSRS, encoded by the coding sequence GTGGCCACCATCGAACTGACCAAGGACAACTTCACGGAAATCGTCAACGGCCCGGGCACGGTGCTCGTCGACTTCTGGGCGTCGTGGTGCGGACCGTGCCGGATGTTCGCCCCGGTCTTCGAACAGGCCGCCGCCCGGTACCCGGACATCAAATTCGGCAAGGTCGACACTGAAGCGCAGGTCGAACTCGCGCAAGCGTTCGGCATCTCGTCGATTCCCACGCTGATGGCCGTGCGCGACGGCGTCATCGTCTATTCGCAGCCGGGTGCGCTGCCCGCGGCCGCGCTCGAGGACCTGATTACTCAGGTGCAGGCGCTCGACATGGCCGAAGTGCACGCGGAAGCCCGGTCGCGCTCGTGA